A window from Triticum aestivum cultivar Chinese Spring chromosome 6D, IWGSC CS RefSeq v2.1, whole genome shotgun sequence encodes these proteins:
- the LOC123141476 gene encoding two-component response regulator ORR27-like, translating into MENDSAFPSGVSKDTLPQDFPAGMRVLVVEDDPNDLEDLTQILERCGYKVTAKASPREALKEVEEKGEGFHFDIIMTVVHGGEGGAGFDGFDLLKRVRDRYPVIIFSADYSKEMVMRTINEGACCFMAKPMCYQEVRNIWIHVDMQRGLEVDDPDEGVEGPSNNENPPEIK; encoded by the exons ATGGAGAACGACAGCGCCTTCCCTTCTGGCGTGAGCAAGGACACTTTGCCCCAGGATTTCCCCGCGGGGATGAGGGTCCTCGTGGTGGAGGACGACCCGAACGACCTCGAGGACTTGACGCAAATCCTCGAGAGGTGCGGCTACAAAG TGACAGCGAAAGCGTCGCCGAGAGAAGCGctgaaagaggtggaggagaagggagagggCTTCCACTTCGACATCATCATGACCGTCGTGCACGGTGGCGAAGGAGGAGCTGGATTCGATGGCTTCGACCTCCTCAAGCGCGTTCGGGATCGTTACCCGGTCATCA TTTTCTCCGCCGACTATTCCAAGGAGATGGTGATGAGGACAATCAATGAAGGCGCCTGCTGCTTCATGGCAAAGCCTATGTGCTACCAGGAGGTGCGCAATATCTGGATCCATGTCGACATGCAGAGGGGATTAGAAGTGGACGACCCTGACGAGGGGGTAGAAG GACCTAGCAACAATGAGAATCCCCCTGAGATCAAATAG